The genomic interval GTGCGATAGCCGagttgaatatcacttgtcgatattgttttattataccgaaaaaaCAGTACATTTTCGAGTAGTACATTATATCGCCGAATTTGGACGTTGATAAGGGAGCTATAACCACCGTCCAGTTCTTTACGAACAAGCAGGCACAAAAAGCTCTCAAAGGGAGATATCTGCTGAGGAATAACGCACGTGATCGTTTAATATTAGCAAGAGATCCTTGGATATTGCCTCAAAATTGGGGGATAATGGTATGTGAGTCTGACTTTGCATCCCTTGGGCTCGAGCTCTTTGTAGATCATATTTTgcaaaatatcatgtgaccatttCTTGACCACTGGAATCGGAGCAAAACCCTATGGGGtgtaataatttgtgatatGTCATTTGGTGACAGGTCATTGATACCAATTTGTATTTGCTTATGCGCAGTTTCAGCGGCTTATGTACAATactgtttatttacattttaacaagGGAATTCCACGTTGAGCATTTTGTTCCTCAGCATTGATCGTCAGGTTGTAATTAGGCTATTTGAAGATGTTTCTCAAAATGAACTGTTGCAAGGTACTGCCCGAGCACGCGGGTTGATCATCCCGGGTAGCTCGTACAATGCGCTCTGACAAGTGCCGGGATGATTTTATTCAGAACATCTTAGTTTAGTACGACTGGTGTAGAAAACACAAGCATGTTCTGGCTTACTTTATTCCATTTGTTAGCTgtaattttccatttttcaaaACCAACTTCTTGTGTTATGTGTGCATAACCGGTCTTTAGATGGCTATTAAATTGGCTGATCCGCTTTTTTAACTCACTCTCCACTCTTTCGGTTAGTCGACAAGAAGTGCGCACACAGGTGTCTTCTGTTACCAGACTAGACAGAATTTGTTATCGTCAATATGGCTGCCTGGTGCCGGGGCTGGACACGTGTTTGTGAGTTCTAGTCTTGTCTTCTGCTGTGTACTAGACAGAATTTGTTATCGTCAATATGGCTGCCTGGTGCCGGGGCTGGACACGTGTTTGTGAGTTCTAGTCTTGTCTTCTACTGTGTACTAGACAGAATTTGTTATCGTCAATATGGCTGCCTGGTGCCGGGGCTGGACACGTGTTTGTGAGTTCTAGTCTTGTCTTCTACTGTGTACTAGACAGAATTTGTTATCGTCGATATGGCTGCCTGGTGCCGGGGCTGGACACGTGTTTGTGAGTTCTAGTCTTGTCTTCTACTGTGTACTAGACAGAATTTGTTATCGTCAATATGGCTGCCTGGTGCCGGGGCTGGACACGTGTTTGTGAGTTCTAGTCTTGTCTTCTGCTGTGTACTAGACAGAATTTGTTATCGTCAATATGGCTGCCTGGTGCCGGGGCTGGACACGTGTTTGTGAGTTCTAGTCTTGTCTTCTACTGTGTACTAGACAGGAGCTGTTTTCCTCGATATGGCTGCCTGGTGCCGGGGCTGGACACGTGTTTGTGAGTTCTAGTCTTGTCTTCTGCTGTGTACTAGACAGGAGCTGTTATCCTCGATATGGCTGCCTGGTGCCGAGACTGGATACGTTTCTCTGTTGATGAGTTTTAGCATCCTGGGTAAAGGACTAATACCTCGCCTTGATATCGGTGAGGTGCCTAACATTCACCATACCTGTGCTTTTCATTGTGCAAGGTGACACACATTGTGATTTTGAAAGGATGTCTTAACCCTCGGATCGTCTTACTTCATGACCCACCTACAGTGTGTAAAACAGACTGTATATCtagctatatgtacacattgtgaACAAGGAATTATACGTAGTCTCATGGGTAAAGCTAATCATGGCGAGCTGGTTCTGGGACTGGACACGTGTCTGTGTTGGTGAGTTCTGGCCTAGTCCTTGTATGTGGTATATGGGGGTGAGGGGTGGGGAGGGGTTATGTATACGTTCCTGTGCTTTGGATATATAAGTAATGGGCTTCCTGTGTCATACTGCTCCTGGGTGGGTCCTCTGACGTCCCATCTTATTGTCTTTATACTAGCCTAGGTCCAAATATTATCCTCACATTTGTGACATATAATTGTTAGAGCTATGTCGACAGTAAATGCTGTGTTTATGGTACGTAGAACAATTTGTGACGTGAAAGTATCCAAGGACTGGCTACAGTATTGTTGCTATTCGGAATAACTCTGACTAAAATAGACATAGGGTATCGTCGTTACATGGCGAGTGTGCGAGCTCGGGTAGAGTCTAGACGGCTGACATGTATTGGGAATTTGGTGACTCACCCTAAGATTGCTGGTTGGAAATAGTTCTATATGTAGAAATTGTAATCATAAGAAATATGATAAAGGTAAAATTACCAATCTGACTGCTCCATGGTTTATAAGGCAAACCACAGAATTTGAACATTTCAATGCATTTATCGATCTACAGCAATGTAAAAGTGTTATCCTTCTGATGAGCCTTTATTCAATGGTTAGCTCTCATTTACTTTAAAAATTTAACTGTCCTACACAAAACAGTATGTTTCCACAGTACTGTGGTTAAGTACCGTGGACAGGACGTGTGCTCAGAATGTCGTGGAGGGGTTTGAGGGTGAAGCAGTGGTCCTACCTTGTACTGTCAGAATGCAGGAATACCTGCGTTGGGGATTTACTAATTATGTCCTCCTAAGCAGAACCGATGGTCAAATCCTCAAAGAAAACACCCGCTGGAAGGATGTAATCAGCCTTGTGGGGAGCAGCAATAACCTGAGCATCAGCTCCCTCAGTCGTCAGAGAGATGACGGCAGGACGTTCACGTGTTACGCTACAGGATCAGAAACGGGTAGacaggagacaactgtcagggtgttaggtgactgaaaattaaaaatttatcaACAATCTTTATTCTAAAAATTTTTGGATGTTCTTGTGACAGTTCTTGCCCAGCATGTTGGTAAAATCATCTTATCTCATTGAAAACCAATGTGTTGCTCTAAACACTCCCTGTCTGTATCAATTTAAACCTTTTTCTGATTACTCAAATGTAACTTTAAAGgggccaaaaaaaaattcatcacaGCAAACCCGGTGAAATCGTTGCTACATTTGTAGAATAACCCATataattttctttcataaaatatcagtcCTCTCTGTGTGCGTCTTACAGTTCACAATTGCTAAGGCCGTTTTCAGCCATTAGAATCATTTTAGCACAATAAAGACTATAAGGACGAGTCTGATTTTTACAGAAAGGTAATAATTTCAACTACTTTGAGTAAATACAgacaattttattaattaacACATATAGATTCTTTGCCaaaaaaatctccggtatagcgTCTTGAATACTTTCTATACTTCAATCTTTGGTATCTTGGTTATAAAATAGACATTTGTCATGAATCAATCCACTAAAAACAGTCAGGATCACAGGGGCCATGATCGAGCAGGCCAGTGAGGGGCAGGTAACTCTGATAGAGGGGACacctaaaacattaacatgtgcGGTGACTGGGAGGCCTAACCCTGCTGCATccggacacagacccccattacaacttccgtttttcagtagggacgattgtagttctgtgtattttagggtgtaaagtctttttttgctgccagcctgccgtttttggtgtacaggtgcatgtttggtatcaaaatgatgaaaattgtctaagctttgggcaggtatgagttttaatggtgaaagtttgaaattctgggcgagaggacacaaggagacaggtggtgatgaggctgcgagtgacgtccccttggcgttgctaggcacccctcccagctgccggcatggaaaggtccagattttgacggtcaacctatgtcaagatttttacagcttctttctcacaggctgggccaggtatgcaccaaagcttattggcctcggaatgtttgggactgagctacagcgctaaacgttaacattgtcgcttatggaaaactaatgggggtctgaggccatcCTACAGCTGGACGTTGGATAATGGCAGTGGATCTGAGCAGGGATCAAGCTACAATCTGACAGCAGACAGATCCATGAGGAGCGTCAGTTGTGCAGCCATAAACAAGTACAGTAATGGGAGTGTCCTGAGCACATCGACGGCCACTGCCACACTAAATGTCTTCTGTAAGTTAGACTTGTGTCTAAATAGTTAAAAGCCAAGAATGAATTCAGTGATAAGATATTCGGCacattattttatcttttaatatGTAAGTCGTATAAAAACACAGTTTTTCCTCAGTCTGCATTGAACTATCGAAGTTTCCATGTGGTGTTACGTGTTGCAAAGGTGTAATATCTGTTAAGATTGGATCATAGGTTGGTTGTCTCATGTTGTCAGTTTGAACCGAccctttacatgtatcaatgattttgtctttgtatttacattattttacaaATTCCCATGTACTCCAAGTGGAAATATCGGAGGCAGTGTAAATTTGTGGTTAGAGTAAAGTTTTCAGATTGCTGCCCGTGTTCCTCTCAAACTTGTAACATATACATGGCAGATACGTTATGTTTTTGTTCCACTTGCCATACAGacatatgttttcttctctcGACATACAAGCAGGAGCCCTGACGGGATTTCTATGCTGagttacattcatgtattttctAAAAACCAGACCAACTCTCctgttatgttttatttgactCCGTTGAAAGTATTTATATGAGATTTTCTTTTGTGTCGTAGTCTTGGATTCACCAAATACTGCCACTCCTGTTGTGGTAATACAGAACGAAATAGCCACCTTACGGTGCTCTGCTCAAGGGAATCCCCTACCCACGTTTGAGTGGAGAAAGTCAGGGAGTGCAGAGGTCAAGAGTTCATCAGCTGATTACAGGATAGAGAATGTACAGAGGGCAGCCGTCGGCGAATACACGTGTAACGTCAATAACAGTGTCGGGACTCGACAAACGGCTGTACAGCtcattgtacagtgtaagtatgcATATTGTAGTCGACAGCTAGACAGCTTCGACGTTTGTATTTACttaaacaaatataacaaataccATTAAACGAGGAATAAATTCCAGCGTGTGTACTTCCTTGTCTATACAAGAATTTATATGTCGATATAAAACTGTCAATACTTCAGATCCATCCGATGTAAAAGTAGCGTATGACCAGCGCGCCCATACCATAACCTGTACAGCCGAGGGTGTTCCTAATGTCCACACCTTCAGTACGTGGGAACATCGCCTGGGAGCGACCCACATACAGAGTCTGGGTACCCAGACAAACGGGATCTCCGTCACCTACACTCTGCCTGAGATACTCACGTACACAGACACGGGAGATTACGTGTGTTCAGCGACAAACGGCGTCAAGTATTCCCAAAC from Liolophura sinensis isolate JHLJ2023 chromosome 3, CUHK_Ljap_v2, whole genome shotgun sequence carries:
- the LOC135463968 gene encoding peroxidasin homolog — translated: MASWFWDWTRVCVVLWLSTVDRTCAQNVVEGFEGEAVVLPCTVRMQEYLRWGFTNYVLLSRTDGQILKENTRWKDVISLVGSSNNLSISSLSRQRDDGRTFTCYATGSETGRQETTVRVLVLDSPNTATPVVVIQNEIATLRCSAQGNPLPTFEWRKSGSAEVKSSSADYRIENVQRAAVGEYTCNVNNSVGTRQTAVQLIVQSSAVFQNHSEKMMVGLKRFEKISVSFYARSSSGTIRVKWEKAGESDDLQPHQEEAGMVSLVLYGQIVSLPGTVTILTLADVRQADEGNYTVTVISDINVVTQTSSTSVYVDVFEKPSAKKEICGNHTGANTVAIVGGVLGGLIIVVTSIFTAIIVMLWRRLKTKGWTSETSFNIQLPRDC